Proteins encoded within one genomic window of Epinephelus lanceolatus isolate andai-2023 chromosome 9, ASM4190304v1, whole genome shotgun sequence:
- the ppef2a gene encoding serine/threonine-protein phosphatase with EF-hands 2, whose amino-acid sequence MRRRYTWHIFQSIEYSGEQAQIKLYNFLGYLMDNFTPTSNERNLISHIFRENEICRDAEWERYFCYKNIEVPEIYSGPHLTFPLTVEQAVGLVEAFRNKKQLHSRYVLQLLLETWKQLRMLPNINRVSTCRSKEITICGDLHGQLEDLLLIFYKNGMPSLEKPYVFNGDFVDRGKDSIEILIILFSFLLVYPSDVYLNRGNHEDHIVNLRYGFTKEVLTKYKMHGKRILKLLQKIFSWLPLATVIDQKVLVLHGGISDTTDLGLLARLDRHNYVSALRPPKKRYHSSAGLSIDSDMDEEVLSNHRIFQRRTSLTFPKPLGTRDSFQNRSLQDFSDRIKVNTVDEVEINKRRQSIFNAAINKPENELSSSLSNESINSDHSKDEWKQILDLLWSDPMNQDGCMPNEVRGGGCYWGPDVTEDFLNKHGLQLIIRSHECKQDGYEFCHNRNVLTLFSASNYYDVGSNRGAYVKLGPDLVPHLLQYQASSMIRELTIRQSVGQTERSALRVLREQLFAHKSDLICAFKKFDSENTGLVSLNDWASAVESVMHLSLPWRMLRYQLFTSKSSDGMINYYEWFNELAIKGPNTDHIDQSLLETLYRHRSTLETIFRIVDTDNSGFITIEDFRQTWKLLSVYLKMEITDDAISDLAVTIDRNNDGSIDIEEFMEAFRLTDKKSRLERGRSMFMGTGTDLTKLEGDPSI is encoded by the exons ATGAGACGGAGATACACCTGGCACATCTTCCAGTCCATCGAATACTCCGGTGAACAGGCTCAGATAAAA CTTTACAACTTTCTCGGCTACCTCATGGATAATTTCACACCTACAAGCAATGAAC GGAATTTGATCTCACACATCTTCAGAGAGAACGAGATCTGTCGCGATGCAGAGTGGGAGAGGTACTTCTGCTACAAGAACATCGAAGTGCCAGAGATTTACTCAGGACCTCACCTCACCTTCCCTCTGACGGTGGAGCAGGCGGTTGGGCTGGTGGAGGCCTTCAGGAACAAGAAA CAGCTGCATTCACGTTACGTCCTCCAGCTGCTGCTTGAGACTTGGAAACAGCTCCGGATGTTGCCAAATATCAACCGTGTCTCCACCTGCCGCAGCAAAGAAATCACTATTTGTG GTGATTTGCATGGACAACTGGAAGACCTGCTGCTGATTTTCTACAAG AACGGCATGCCATCCTTGGAGAAGCCCTACGTGTTTAACGGAGACTTTGTAGACCGAGGCAAAGACTCCATCGAGATCCTCATTATCCTGTTTTCATTTCTGCTCGTCTATCCGAGTGACGTCTACCTCAACAGAGGAAACCACGAGGACCACATAGTCAACCTGAG GTACGGCTTCACGAAGGAGGTGTTGACGAAATACAAG ATGCACGGCAAACGTATCCTGAAGCTGCTGCAGAAGATTTTCAGCTGGTTGCCGTTAGCGACAGTAATCGATCAGAAGGTGCTTGTACTCCACGGAGGGATTTCAGACACCACAGACCTCGGCCTCCTCGCCAGATTGGACAGACACAAT tatgTCTCAGCGCTGAGGCCTCCAAAGAAGAGATACCACAGCTCAGCGGGGTTGTCCATCGACTCGGACATGGATGAGGAGGTCTTGTCCAACCACCGGATCTTCCAGCGTCGGACTTCCCTCACGTTTCCCAAACCCCTTGGGACCCGCGACAGCTTCCAGAACCGCTCGCTGCAGGACTTCTCTGACCGGATCAAAGTGAACACGGTGGATGAGGTGGAGATCAACAAGAGGAGACAGTCCATTTTCAACGCAGCGATCAACAAACCAGAGAATGAGTTGTCTTCGTCTTTGTCCAATGAGTCTATCAACAGTGATCATTCCAAAGACGAGTGGAAACAG ATCCTGGACCTGCTGTGGAGCGACCCGATGAACCAGGACGGCTGCATGCCCAACGAGGTGCGGGGCGGAGGCTGCTACTGGGGCCCCGACGTCACCGAGGACTTCCTGAACAAACACGGCCTGCAGCTCATCATCCGCTCCCACGAGTGCAAACAGGACGGTTACGAGTTCTGCCACAACCGTAAT GTCCTCACTCTGTTCTCCGCCTCCAATTACTACGACGTGGGAAGCAATAGGGGGGCGTATGTGAAGTTGGGTCCAGACCTTGTGCCTCATTTACTTCAGTACCAGGCCAGCAGCATGATCAGAGAGCTCACCATAAGACAAAG TGTCGGGCAAACTGAGCGCTCAGCCCTCAGAGTCCTGCGGGAGCAGCTGTTTGCGCACAAATCTGACCTCATCTGTGCCTTCAAAAAGTTTGACAGCGAGAACACAG GTCTTGTGTCTCTGAACGACTGGGCCTCTGCAGTGGAGAGCGTGATGCACCTCAGTCTGCCCTGGAGGATGCTGCGCTATCAGCTGTTCACCAGTAAGAGCAGTGACGGCATGATAAACTACTACGAGTGGTTCAACGAGCTCGCCATCAAAGGACCCAACACGGAT CACATTGACCAGAGTCTGCTGGAGACTTTGTATCGCCATCGCTCCACCTTGGAGACCATCTTCAGGATCGTAGACACAGACAACTCAG gcTTCATCACCATCGAGGACTTCCGGCAGACCTGGAAGCTGCTGAGCGTCTACCTAAAGATGGAGATCACGGACGACGCCATCTCCGACCTGGCCGTCACTATTGACCGCAACAATGACGGCAGCATTGACATCGAAGAGTTCATGGAGGCCTTCCGCCTCACAGACAAGAAGAGCCGGCTGGAGCGAGGGCGCAGCATGTTCATGGGGACGGGCACTGACCTCACCAAGCTGGAGGGAGATCCCAGCATTTGA